From Paucidesulfovibrio gracilis DSM 16080:
GATCCGCCACCCAAAAATCCGGCCCGGGTTCCAGGTAGGAGGCCAGCACGTCAACGTCGCCGCCGTCAGGCTCGAATCGGCCCGGCCACCAGACCGGGAGCAGGGGTTGGCTTGTGGGATCAAAGGGAACCAGGGAATGGTCTTCAAGGCAGTTCATCAGCACGTGGCCGGAGAGAAAATGCTGCATCCGGTCCGTGAATCCGCGTCGCTGCCAGGGACACAATCCCAGGCCGCCGTCCCGCAGGGCCAGGCCCGCGCCGCCGCAAAAGCCGAGATACGAGCCGCCGCCGTGCACATAATCCCGTACCGCATTCAACCCGTCGGGACCGAGCCGGTCCGCCTTGCCGCGCGCCCATCCCCCTGGAACCAGGAGCAGGTCGGGGGGGTTGTCAGCAAGCAGTCCGTGGGCTATCTCATTTCCTCGCACGAAACGGTGCCGCACTCCCCAGGAGAGCAGCGCTCGGCGGGCCATGAGTCCCCAAAAGTGCGATTCGTCCCAATAGATGTAGATGATTGACATGTCGATGCCCCAAAGGTGATTGTGCGGACGCTATCAGGCGTTGGCGTATGCTGGCAAGCGGCAGTTGCGCCGCACCACCCTGCGGGAGCGTCGATCTTCCCGGCCCGCCGCTGGAAAAAGCGGGTCGGCATACCGTATTGTATTGCGTTGCAAGGAGCGAGAATGGGCAAGCCCGAATTGGCCAAAGGCTACGAGCCTGGGGATGTGGAAGCGAAGTGGAGCGAGCACTGGGAAGCGAACCGGACCTTCACGCCGGACATGGACGCCGAGGGCGATCCGTATTCCATCGTTATTCCGCCGCCCAACGTAACCGGCGTTTTGCACATGGGCCACGCCTTGAACCTGACGCTTCAGGACGTGCTGTGCCGCTACCAGCGTCAGCGCGGCCGCAAGGTGCTCTGGATTCCGGGAACGGACCACGCGGGCATCGCCACCCAGAATGTGGTGGAGCGCGAGTTGAAGAAAGAAGGTTTGACCCGCGACGACCTGGGACGGGAAAAATTTTTGGAGCGTGTCTGGACCTGGCGTGAGGACAAGGGCGGCACCATCCTGAATCAGATCCGGCGCATGGGCGCGTCCGTGGATTGGACACGGGAGTGCTTCACCTTTGACGACCAGCGCGCCAAAGCCGTGCGCAAGGTCTTTGTGGAGCTGTATAAGGCCGGTTTGATCTACAAGGGCGATTACATCATCAACTGGTGCAACCGCTGCCACACGGCCCTGGCCGATGACGAAGTGGAGCACGAGCCGAAACCCGGCAAGCTGCACTATGTCCGGTACGAGCTGGCCGACGGCTCCGGCGATCTGACCATCGCCACCACGCGCCCGGAAACCATGCTGGCGGATACCGCCATTGCCGTGAACCCCGAGGACGACCGCTTCAACCAGCTTATCGGCAAGGAGGCCGTGCTGCCGTTGGTGGGTCGCCGATTGCCCATCATCGGGGACAAATACGTTGACATCGAATTCGGCACGGGCTGCCTGAAGGTCACCCCGGCGCACGACATGAACGACTGGGAACTGGGCCGCAAACACGGCCTGGACGTGCTTTCCGTGCTGGACGAGGACGGCAACATCAACGAGAACGCACCCGAGCAGTACCAAGGTCTGTCCGCGGTTGAAGCGCGCAAGCTGATTCTTGAAGAGCTGGAAACCGCCGGACACCTGGTGCGCATTGAGGAACACGAACATAAAGTGGGCGTGTGCTATCGCTGTAAGTCCGTGATCGAGCCGCATGTTTCCACGCAGTGGTTCGTGTCCATGAAGCCACTGGCGGAAAAGGCCCGGGCCGCTGTGCCGTCCAAAACCCAGATTTACCCGGAGCACTGGACCAAGACCTATTATGAGTGGTTGGACAATATTCGCGATTGGTGCATCTCTCGCCAGATTTGGTGGGGCCACCGCATCCCGGCCTGGACCTGCGAGGAGTGCGGCGAACTGATCGTGGCCGAGACCGATCCCACCACCTGCACCAAGTGCGGTTCCTCGAATCTCTCCCAAGATGAGGACGTGCTCGATACCTGGTTCTCCTCGGCTTTGTGGCCGTTTTCCACCATGGGCTGGCCGGACAAGAGCCGCGAGCTGGAAACGTTCTATCCCACGTCCGTG
This genomic window contains:
- a CDS encoding valine--tRNA ligase, with amino-acid sequence MGKPELAKGYEPGDVEAKWSEHWEANRTFTPDMDAEGDPYSIVIPPPNVTGVLHMGHALNLTLQDVLCRYQRQRGRKVLWIPGTDHAGIATQNVVERELKKEGLTRDDLGREKFLERVWTWREDKGGTILNQIRRMGASVDWTRECFTFDDQRAKAVRKVFVELYKAGLIYKGDYIINWCNRCHTALADDEVEHEPKPGKLHYVRYELADGSGDLTIATTRPETMLADTAIAVNPEDDRFNQLIGKEAVLPLVGRRLPIIGDKYVDIEFGTGCLKVTPAHDMNDWELGRKHGLDVLSVLDEDGNINENAPEQYQGLSAVEARKLILEELETAGHLVRIEEHEHKVGVCYRCKSVIEPHVSTQWFVSMKPLAEKARAAVPSKTQIYPEHWTKTYYEWLDNIRDWCISRQIWWGHRIPAWTCEECGELIVAETDPTTCTKCGSSNLSQDEDVLDTWFSSALWPFSTMGWPDKSRELETFYPTSVLITGFDILFFWVARMMMMGLQFMDEIPFHDVYIHALVRDENGKKMSKSTGNVIDPIEMVDKYGTDSTRFTLCAFAAMGRDIKLSEARIEGYRHFVNKIWNAARFALMNLPEQAPEQTPDVAQASGLANQWILHRIEEVKDEVDRTLKSYRFNEYAQTMYRFIWNEFCDWYLEMIKPALYGEDEQAKAATQEVLRTVLAETLTLLHPVMPFVTQEIWSVLPGTPVEDIATAPSPVRREECRRPEVVEAMELFQGIVSAARNIRTELHIEPQVKLDMLVRTVSDQDKTVIEVNTELIRFLARIDNVEARPDLTAPKASGSAVVRGNEIYMPLEGKVDFEAELARLDKKFTKLEKDLGGVEKKLGNQGFVNNAPAEVVEKEKAKRDTMREERDKLAALRERIQSVMQ